GATCCGCTGGGAACAAGTTTCGGATGTCACTGGGTCTTCCAGTGGCTGCTACTGTCAACTGTGCAGACAACACGGGAGCTAAGAATCTCTACATCATTTCCGTGAAAGGGATCAAGGGTCGTCTTAATAGGTTGCCATCCGCATGTGTTGGTGATATGGTTATGGCTACTGTCAAGAAAGGCAAGCCTGATCTCAGGAAGAAGGTCTTGCCTGCTGTTATTGTTAGGCAGCGCAAGCCATGGCGCCGAAAGGATGGTGTTTTCATGTATTTCGAAGGTTTGCCTATTTTCATCCTTTCcctatttggttttttggCGTTGTTGTTTGTTTCTGCTTCGTTGAATGGAGGAGGATCTTGTTTAACTTACTTGGGTGGGAAGTCGTTATGGGTGTTGAATTAGGACTATTT
This DNA window, taken from Cucumis sativus cultivar 9930 chromosome 6, Cucumber_9930_V3, whole genome shotgun sequence, encodes the following:
- the LOC101206444 gene encoding 60S ribosomal protein L23, which encodes MSKRGRGGSAGNKFRMSLGLPVAATVNCADNTGAKNLYIISVKGIKGRLNRLPSACVGDMVMATVKKGKPDLRKKVLPAVIVRQRKPWRRKDGVFMYFEDNAGVIVNPKGEMKGSAITGPIGKECADLWPRIASAANAIA